CTCTTCTCTTcatcatactttttcttttctcatcaaAAAATGGACAAACAAGATCTCGGCCTTGAAATCACCGAGCTCCGGTTGGGCCTTCCCGGCGCCGCCGCTGGGGACAACAACCACGACAAGGACAACACCAAGAAGAACAACAAGAGGCTCTTCTCCGACATCGACGGTCGAAACAGCTCCTCCGAAGAAGATGCCAAAAAAGAAACCAAGAATCATCAAGTCGTTGGGTGGCCTCCGGTCTGCTCCTACCGGAAGAAGAACACCGTCAATGAACCTAAAATCTACGTCAAAGTCAGCATGGACGGTGCTCCTTTCTTGCGTAAAATTGATTTGGCTATGCACAAGGGATACTCCGACTTGGCCTTCGCCTTGGACAAGTTCTTCGGTTCCTATGGAATCGGTGAGTCACGTTTTTCTTTCTCCTGATATTGCTTCGTAGGTTGTCTACAGTACCTGGTTAAGGTTTAAGAAAGAAACATGCAGTTTAAGATTCCGTTATGTGTCTATCTATAAACACGAAATAGACTTTAATTAAGTATATGTATAGTTTCTGGCTAGCTATATATATGAGAAGTTAAGGCAAGATACGGTTAATGATCCACAGAGAGAGtcagaagagaagaagaagaaggatttTGAACTTTAAGAACACAGAGTTTATCATAATTGAATAAGTATACATTAGCAACTCCTTAAaagaacaaatttttttaaaaaaaaggaaaacccTTATATTGTTTCATTGCAAAGTGTTTTGATTTCAGTTTCAGAGAGGTATTTTATGTCggtgaaaagtaaaaaaagtaaaaaaagaaaaattgggaatgaagaataatattataaggaagattttgattaaaaattttgttgacAGGCGAAGCGTTGAAGGATGCGGAGAATGCTGAACACGTTCCCATATACGAGGACAAAGATGGTGACTGGATGCTGGTTGGAGATGTTCCTTGGGAGTAAGTCTTTTTTGCCcctttttttctataattttttattatgtcctTTTAAAACATGTCAATAACATTAAATGAACTTCGTAAAACTGTTAGATTCATGTAAAGGTTTCAAATTTCCTTCTAAATATGAATCTGTTCTGCgtttgttttggtttgggtGGGAGCATGAATTCATGTTTCAAGAGACAAAAGTGATAAGCGTGTGAAACACGTACGAGTCAAATACACCACAAGTACTTGTGCGTGTCTTCCACTAGTTATCTTCAATCACCGTGTTAGCGCAGCATAACCCACACACCAAACTTTGAATCCGTTTCTGAAAACCTTCGTTAATCTCGCTACTTTATTATCTCTATCAGTATAATTAACGATTACTGTTAATTAATTGCAATTATGTAATTAACAATGCATTACTTTCTAATCTAATCATGGGTCAAATAAACAAGTAGTCCCACCAAATTTAAATGGTAGTCGAATTGGTCTGTGATTTGAACGCAGAACAAGTTTGGGAGAATAATTTTGTAGTCCCCCAACACAGCACTTGATTAGACATGTGCCGATTATGTTGTCGATTGACCTAATTAATTAGTTCTACTTAATTTGTATGCTAAGTATCATTATCcgaaacaattaaaaaaaatgatcttGGATCATATATTGCCGACATGCGTGAATCCCTCGTTATGATAATGTTCGGCACATCAACATGGGAAGGGTGGGGGATACACACTAATCAATTGAGCCCTCACCAAAGAAAAAGCAAAACCTTTAATGGTAAATTAGTTTGAATTTTGTTCCGTTGTGACTTCAAAATATATCgatgattattaatttaaaaatattaaaataatgtgtttttaatatttaatagaagGTAACCACGATAACTCATTAGATAAATCGGATTCAGTGATGGATATATTTTTTCATGATCATAAAATGTtcaagaaaaaagtaaaaaaaaaaaattaaatttattttttaaaatgtgtgtaAGTATTGATGTAAAAAGTGTTGCAGGATGTTTAGGGAGTCATGCAAGAGATTGAGGATTATGAAGAGATCAGATGCAAAGGGGTTCGATCTGCAGCCAAAAGGGTCTTTAAAGGGATTCATAGAAGGCgtgagaaaatgaaaagtataGTAGATAAAGAAGCGAAGAAGATAGGCTTCTAATTCATGTCGTACACGTTTTCAACACAAAAAATCAAGTTTCGTATGTTGTCGTTTTATTGTATTTGAGGAAGCAACATTTTATAGTATGGTGCATGAACCACTCTAAGAATGCTGTTTAATGAAATAGGGAATTCCAAACTCATCGTTTTAGTATATGTCTTGTCATATTT
This region of Vigna unguiculata cultivar IT97K-499-35 chromosome 5, ASM411807v1, whole genome shotgun sequence genomic DNA includes:
- the LOC114185498 gene encoding auxin-induced protein 22C, whose protein sequence is MDKQDLGLEITELRLGLPGAAAGDNNHDKDNTKKNNKRLFSDIDGRNSSSEEDAKKETKNHQVVGWPPVCSYRKKNTVNEPKIYVKVSMDGAPFLRKIDLAMHKGYSDLAFALDKFFGSYGIGEALKDAENAEHVPIYEDKDGDWMLVGDVPWEMFRESCKRLRIMKRSDAKGFDLQPKGSLKGFIEGVRK